The Verrucomicrobiia bacterium genomic interval ATGGCCCCGGATAGTCCACCACGTCCCAACGGGGATTGATCCGGAGGCCCTGAATCAAGGCGACGGCCTCCGGGCCGCGGGAGGACGTCGCGCGGTGGCCGGATTCCGCAGCAGCACGTACAGTTCGAGCAGGGACAAATCGCAAAGCGCAAACTCGGCGTTGTCCGCGAGCGATTCGAGAAAAGCGCGGGCGTGACTGTGGTGAGGGCGGCTGGACTCTAGGGCGATGAACAGGATGTTGGTGTCGCAACTGATCATGCTCCCTCCTCGTATCGCGCCGCCTGTTCCCGCAGCTGGCTTGCGATGAACCGTGCCGCGCCGGAACCCAGGTTGACTTCCTCACGCCAATCCGGATCCGAGAACGGGTCGCTCATCAACCCGAGATCCACGGGTTCGGGGAGCCGCCAACTGCCGGAAGGGGGCGTGGACGAACCGGCCCGGACGTGCCGGTCAACCATCTGCTCCAATCCTCGGCGAACGATTTCGGCAATCGACCATTCCTTGGCGGCAGCGACCGCCTTGGCTTGGGCAAAAAGCTCATCAGGAATCTGGACTTGTGTCTTGATCATGATGGCAAATTGCCAGCATGGCGATTTGGAGTCAATCAGGGGGGGTACGTCAGAGGTCTAGCCCGGATATTTCACACGCTTTCGTCGCGAGGCGCAGCGAAAGCTCGAGCTCGTGTGGCAATGCTGCCGAAGCGATTCCGAGCCGGGCTGTATGGGGACATACTGTCCGGTGAGGAACGCGAGGCCAACGCCGCCAGACGGGCTTGCAGCCAGCCGCAGCAGAAAGCGTGTGAAATATCCGGGCTAGGCGAGGCAGACGTCTGCCATGGTGCACCTCTCCTGCAACCCGGGGAGGAGAAACACCTCCGGGACGATCGCCGGCACCGTGCCGAGGGAAACGAGGAGGACGAGATCCGGTACGGTCACGATGCGTCCACCAGGTTCCACACCCGGGGAAAGCCAAAGTCCGGGCAGTTCCCCGGATTGACGGCGGCGGATTCCATCATTGGGAAATCGCCATGAGGTTTTCAGCCTCCGCCGCCCGAAGGGCGTGGGTTCGCAGCAGCCGGATCGCCAACGAGCGGACGGCCAGTGTCGGGGTCACCTCATGCCAGACCCCCGCCAACTGCCCGAGGCGCTTATGGGCACCTCGCGCCTCCGCCCGGGAGAGCGCACCCTCCCGCAAGCGTCGCTGGATGGCGGAATCACATTCGACGGCGGTGCCCCGCCACACGGCGGCGGTGGGATCCGCCCTGAGTTGGTCGCCACGTCTCAGGGAATCCGGTTCCTCGACCAGGAGGGCCACCAAGGCTGAACTGTCCCAGAACGTCATCGCCCCTGCGCCCTCTCCGCCAGGACTGCAGAAGTGAGCGACTGCCGGGCCGTCCATCGTGGACGCTGCCCGGACAGAAGGGCGCGCGCGTTGAGTGCCGGGCCAGCGGGTGGGTTGAGCACACC includes:
- a CDS encoding type II toxin-antitoxin system VapC family toxin, translating into MTFWDSSALVALLVEEPDSLRRGDQLRADPTAAVWRGTAVECDSAIQRRLREGALSRAEARGAHKRLGQLAGVWHEVTPTLAVRSLAIRLLRTHALRAAEAENLMAISQ
- a CDS encoding antitoxin; translated protein: MIKTQVQIPDELFAQAKAVAAAKEWSIAEIVRRGLEQMVDRHVRAGSSTPPSGSWRLPEPVDLGLMSDPFSDPDWREEVNLGSGAARFIASQLREQAARYEEGA